A stretch of the Lolium perenne isolate Kyuss_39 chromosome 3, Kyuss_2.0, whole genome shotgun sequence genome encodes the following:
- the LOC127341409 gene encoding peroxisomal membrane protein PEX14 isoform X3, with protein MAAQSPSSSPQDGSGGGGSSDNLVFQAPQAVREDYIQNAVKFLAHPKVKGSPVSYRYSFLEKKGLTKDEIEEAFRRVPDPQPNSTDATQVVSQQASNPNQSAVVQPYTSVQSPLATTGSVTTGHIVPQTRTQFSWFHTLLGAGIFLGFGASSVVIIKNVFLPRLKSWTRRVVSEGDENADNELKSKLYDEIKKSMEASSSAFSAIAKTNQELLASKDEDKKILVKLTEALDYQAEVLKSLSETLNQTRENRFSQYNMLEEHVQPGPWNGPTTNSWRASQQTNMYNMTPNGDFDLGRQSFLPLPAESTSGSFPRSYVEQRVPRPGYGFQPQMGNDRSNPGMREGYYGSPPYYSGGSNPVEAPAPVPTPIAAPTPVPTPVVEESPFQRRWVPPQPPGVAMPEAAAAIRQPRSLPRQESQPEAGAADASRPSASTGSEQMDGGTSGAADVGLPSSSAAAAGTMDGGTNGVNGEGAEAT; from the exons ATGGCCGCGCAGTCGCCAAGCTCCTCACCGCAAG ATGGTTCTGGCGGGGGCGGGTCATCCGACAATCTTGTATTTCAAGCCCCACAGGCAGTACGGGAGGATTACATACAGAATGCTGTCAAGTTTCTCGCGCATCCAAAGGTGAAGGGTTCTCCAGTATCTTACAGGTACTCTTTCCTGGAAAAGAAGGGCCTCACGAAGGATGAAATTGAGGAGGCCTTTCGTCGTGTTCCT GATCCACAGCCAAACAGTACAGATGCTACACAAGTTGTTTCACAACAAG CAAGTAACCCAAATCAATCTGCTGTGGTGCAACCTTACACATCAGTTCAATCACCACTAGCAACTACTGGCTCTGTCACCACTGGTCATATCGTCCCACAAACGCGGACACAATTTAGCTGGTTCCATACACTACTAGGGGCTGGTATTTTTCTTGGATTTGGAGCTAGTTCTGTTGTCATCATCAAG AATGTGTTCCTTCCTAGGCTAAAATCTTGGACCCGTAGAGTTGTTTCTGAAGGAGATGAAAATGCAGACAATGAACTGAAATCCAAGCTTTATGATGAAATTAAAAAGTCTATGGAAGCTTCCTCATCAGCATTTTCTGCTATTgccaaaacaaaccaagaattgctGGCTTCAAAGGACGAAG ATAAGAAGATACTTGTCAAGTTAACGGAAGCATTGGATTATCAGGCAGAGGTGTTGAAATCTTTGAGTGAGACCTTAAATCAGACAAGGGAGAATCGGTTTTCACAATACAATATGTTGGAAGAGCATGTTCAACCTGGACCATGGAATG GTCCAACCACCAATTCATGGAGAGCTTCCCAG CAAACCAATATGTACAACATGACTCCAAATGGTGATTTTGACTTGG GAAGGCAGTCGTTCCTGCCATTACCCGCGGAATCTACATCAGGATCATTTCCAAGATCTTATGTTGAG CAGCGGGTGCCGAGGCCTGGATATGGGTTCCAGCCCCAGATGGGCAATGACAGATCAAACCCAGGTATGCGGGAGGGCTACTACGGTTCTCCTCCGTACTACTCTGGGGGCAGCAATCCAGTTGAAGCTCCAGCACCAGTACCAACACCAATAGCAGCACCAACACCAGTACCAACACCAGTTGTAGAGGAAAGCCCCTTTCAGCGTCGTTGGGTTCCCCCGCAGCCACCGGGCGTTGCCATGCCGGAGGCCGCGGCCGCTATTCGGCAGCCAAGGTCCCTTCCAAGACAAGAGTCACAGCCAGAGGCCGGTGCTGCTGATGCTTCGAGACCGTCTGCCTCCACAGGCAGTGAGCAGATGGACGGTGGAACTTCTGGTGCTGCGGATGTCGGGTTGCCAAGTAgcagtgctgctgctgctggaacCATGGACGGAGGGACCAATGGTGTGAATGGTGAAGGGGCCGAAGCCACTTAA
- the LOC127341409 gene encoding peroxisomal membrane protein PEX14 isoform X1, whose amino-acid sequence MAAQSPSSSPQDDADGSGGGGSSDNLVFQAPQAVREDYIQNAVKFLAHPKVKGSPVSYRYSFLEKKGLTKDEIEEAFRRVPDPQPNSTDATQVVSQQASNPNQSAVVQPYTSVQSPLATTGSVTTGHIVPQTRTQFSWFHTLLGAGIFLGFGASSVVIIKNVFLPRLKSWTRRVVSEGDENADNELKSKLYDEIKKSMEASSSAFSAIAKTNQELLASKDEDKKILVKLTEALDYQAEVLKSLSETLNQTRENRFSQYNMLEEHVQPGPWNGPTTNSWRASQQTNMYNMTPNGDFDLGRQSFLPLPAESTSGSFPRSYVEQRVPRPGYGFQPQMGNDRSNPGMREGYYGSPPYYSGGSNPVEAPAPVPTPIAAPTPVPTPVVEESPFQRRWVPPQPPGVAMPEAAAAIRQPRSLPRQESQPEAGAADASRPSASTGSEQMDGGTSGAADVGLPSSSAAAAGTMDGGTNGVNGEGAEAT is encoded by the exons ATGGCCGCGCAGTCGCCAAGCTCCTCACCGCAAG ATGACGCAGATGGTTCTGGCGGGGGCGGGTCATCCGACAATCTTGTATTTCAAGCCCCACAGGCAGTACGGGAGGATTACATACAGAATGCTGTCAAGTTTCTCGCGCATCCAAAGGTGAAGGGTTCTCCAGTATCTTACAGGTACTCTTTCCTGGAAAAGAAGGGCCTCACGAAGGATGAAATTGAGGAGGCCTTTCGTCGTGTTCCT GATCCACAGCCAAACAGTACAGATGCTACACAAGTTGTTTCACAACAAG CAAGTAACCCAAATCAATCTGCTGTGGTGCAACCTTACACATCAGTTCAATCACCACTAGCAACTACTGGCTCTGTCACCACTGGTCATATCGTCCCACAAACGCGGACACAATTTAGCTGGTTCCATACACTACTAGGGGCTGGTATTTTTCTTGGATTTGGAGCTAGTTCTGTTGTCATCATCAAG AATGTGTTCCTTCCTAGGCTAAAATCTTGGACCCGTAGAGTTGTTTCTGAAGGAGATGAAAATGCAGACAATGAACTGAAATCCAAGCTTTATGATGAAATTAAAAAGTCTATGGAAGCTTCCTCATCAGCATTTTCTGCTATTgccaaaacaaaccaagaattgctGGCTTCAAAGGACGAAG ATAAGAAGATACTTGTCAAGTTAACGGAAGCATTGGATTATCAGGCAGAGGTGTTGAAATCTTTGAGTGAGACCTTAAATCAGACAAGGGAGAATCGGTTTTCACAATACAATATGTTGGAAGAGCATGTTCAACCTGGACCATGGAATG GTCCAACCACCAATTCATGGAGAGCTTCCCAG CAAACCAATATGTACAACATGACTCCAAATGGTGATTTTGACTTGG GAAGGCAGTCGTTCCTGCCATTACCCGCGGAATCTACATCAGGATCATTTCCAAGATCTTATGTTGAG CAGCGGGTGCCGAGGCCTGGATATGGGTTCCAGCCCCAGATGGGCAATGACAGATCAAACCCAGGTATGCGGGAGGGCTACTACGGTTCTCCTCCGTACTACTCTGGGGGCAGCAATCCAGTTGAAGCTCCAGCACCAGTACCAACACCAATAGCAGCACCAACACCAGTACCAACACCAGTTGTAGAGGAAAGCCCCTTTCAGCGTCGTTGGGTTCCCCCGCAGCCACCGGGCGTTGCCATGCCGGAGGCCGCGGCCGCTATTCGGCAGCCAAGGTCCCTTCCAAGACAAGAGTCACAGCCAGAGGCCGGTGCTGCTGATGCTTCGAGACCGTCTGCCTCCACAGGCAGTGAGCAGATGGACGGTGGAACTTCTGGTGCTGCGGATGTCGGGTTGCCAAGTAgcagtgctgctgctgctggaacCATGGACGGAGGGACCAATGGTGTGAATGGTGAAGGGGCCGAAGCCACTTAA
- the LOC127341409 gene encoding peroxisomal membrane protein PEX14 isoform X2, producing the protein MAAQSPSSSPQDDADGSGGGGSSDNLVFQAPQAVREDYIQNAVKFLAHPKVKGSPVSYRYSFLEKKGLTKDEIEEAFRRVPDPQPNSTDATQVVSQQASNPNQSAVVQPYTSVQSPLATTGSVTTGHIVPQTRTQFSWFHTLLGAGIFLGFGASSVVIIKNVFLPRLKSWTRRVVSEGDENADNELKSKLYDEIKKSMEASSSAFSAIAKTNQELLASKDEDKKILVKLTEALDYQAEVLKSLSETLNQTRENRFSQYNMLEEHVQPGPWNGPTTNSWRASQQTNMYNMTPNGDFDLGRQSFLPLPAESTSGSFPRSYVERVPRPGYGFQPQMGNDRSNPGMREGYYGSPPYYSGGSNPVEAPAPVPTPIAAPTPVPTPVVEESPFQRRWVPPQPPGVAMPEAAAAIRQPRSLPRQESQPEAGAADASRPSASTGSEQMDGGTSGAADVGLPSSSAAAAGTMDGGTNGVNGEGAEAT; encoded by the exons ATGGCCGCGCAGTCGCCAAGCTCCTCACCGCAAG ATGACGCAGATGGTTCTGGCGGGGGCGGGTCATCCGACAATCTTGTATTTCAAGCCCCACAGGCAGTACGGGAGGATTACATACAGAATGCTGTCAAGTTTCTCGCGCATCCAAAGGTGAAGGGTTCTCCAGTATCTTACAGGTACTCTTTCCTGGAAAAGAAGGGCCTCACGAAGGATGAAATTGAGGAGGCCTTTCGTCGTGTTCCT GATCCACAGCCAAACAGTACAGATGCTACACAAGTTGTTTCACAACAAG CAAGTAACCCAAATCAATCTGCTGTGGTGCAACCTTACACATCAGTTCAATCACCACTAGCAACTACTGGCTCTGTCACCACTGGTCATATCGTCCCACAAACGCGGACACAATTTAGCTGGTTCCATACACTACTAGGGGCTGGTATTTTTCTTGGATTTGGAGCTAGTTCTGTTGTCATCATCAAG AATGTGTTCCTTCCTAGGCTAAAATCTTGGACCCGTAGAGTTGTTTCTGAAGGAGATGAAAATGCAGACAATGAACTGAAATCCAAGCTTTATGATGAAATTAAAAAGTCTATGGAAGCTTCCTCATCAGCATTTTCTGCTATTgccaaaacaaaccaagaattgctGGCTTCAAAGGACGAAG ATAAGAAGATACTTGTCAAGTTAACGGAAGCATTGGATTATCAGGCAGAGGTGTTGAAATCTTTGAGTGAGACCTTAAATCAGACAAGGGAGAATCGGTTTTCACAATACAATATGTTGGAAGAGCATGTTCAACCTGGACCATGGAATG GTCCAACCACCAATTCATGGAGAGCTTCCCAG CAAACCAATATGTACAACATGACTCCAAATGGTGATTTTGACTTGG GAAGGCAGTCGTTCCTGCCATTACCCGCGGAATCTACATCAGGATCATTTCCAAGATCTTATGTTGAG CGGGTGCCGAGGCCTGGATATGGGTTCCAGCCCCAGATGGGCAATGACAGATCAAACCCAGGTATGCGGGAGGGCTACTACGGTTCTCCTCCGTACTACTCTGGGGGCAGCAATCCAGTTGAAGCTCCAGCACCAGTACCAACACCAATAGCAGCACCAACACCAGTACCAACACCAGTTGTAGAGGAAAGCCCCTTTCAGCGTCGTTGGGTTCCCCCGCAGCCACCGGGCGTTGCCATGCCGGAGGCCGCGGCCGCTATTCGGCAGCCAAGGTCCCTTCCAAGACAAGAGTCACAGCCAGAGGCCGGTGCTGCTGATGCTTCGAGACCGTCTGCCTCCACAGGCAGTGAGCAGATGGACGGTGGAACTTCTGGTGCTGCGGATGTCGGGTTGCCAAGTAgcagtgctgctgctgctggaacCATGGACGGAGGGACCAATGGTGTGAATGGTGAAGGGGCCGAAGCCACTTAA